The proteins below are encoded in one region of Deinococcus metalli:
- a CDS encoding acyl-CoA acyltransferase encodes MSGAADAARAFVIRDVTDPWDLRALEDVQVDAWGYPDREVLPGTMFRISAATGGVVLAAYPAAGDAQDVPVGLAYGFPARVAGREWHHSHLLAVRPTWRSSGMAVALKLAQRERALAQGYTHMTWTFDPLVARNARLNLGKLGAVARAYHPDWYALSDDRAAAEPADRLMIEWDLTRPSVERPPERAEGAVALAAGETGPGPVAGGLDAERVLVEVPTRPETLTVALRRAWRLALRDALSGYLAGGYEVSGLAREGERAYYVLTRVG; translated from the coding sequence TTGAGCGGCGCCGCCGATGCCGCGCGGGCGTTCGTGATCCGGGACGTGACGGACCCGTGGGACCTGCGGGCGCTGGAGGATGTGCAGGTGGACGCGTGGGGGTACCCCGACCGCGAGGTGCTGCCCGGCACCATGTTCCGGATCAGCGCCGCGACGGGCGGCGTCGTGCTTGCGGCGTACCCGGCGGCGGGCGACGCGCAGGACGTGCCGGTGGGGCTCGCGTACGGCTTCCCGGCGCGCGTGGCCGGGCGGGAGTGGCACCACTCGCACCTGCTGGCGGTGCGGCCGACTTGGCGCAGCAGCGGCATGGCCGTGGCGCTGAAGCTCGCGCAGCGGGAGCGGGCGCTGGCGCAGGGCTACACGCACATGACGTGGACCTTCGACCCGCTGGTGGCGCGCAACGCCCGCCTGAACCTGGGCAAGCTGGGCGCGGTGGCGCGCGCGTACCACCCGGACTGGTACGCGCTCTCGGACGACCGGGCCGCGGCGGAACCGGCCGACCGCCTGATGATCGAGTGGGACCTGACCCGGCCGTCGGTAGAACGCCCGCCCGAGCGTGCCGAGGGTGCGGTGGCGCTGGCCGCCGGAGAGACCGGGCCGGGGCCGGTGGCCGGGGGACTGGACGCGGAGCGCGTGCTGGTGGAGGTCCCGACCCGCCCGGAGACGCTGACGGTGGCGCTGCGCCGGGCGTGGCGGCTGGCGCTGCGGGACGCGCTGTCGGGCTATCTGGCGGGCGGCTACGAGGTGAGTGGGCTGGCGCGTGAGGGCGAGCGGGCGTACTACGTCCTCACCCGCGTGGGCTGA
- the menC gene encoding o-succinylbenzoate synthase, with the protein MLRIHAAELMVVRLPLKFRFETSFGVQTEKVVPLLVLHGDGIQGLSEGTMEFAPMYREETIAGALHLLREVFLPRILGQTFANPEALEAALGSFRGNRMARAMVEMAAWDLWARMLNVPLGTLLGGRKDSVEVGVSLGIQADEAATVDVVRRHVEQGYRRIKLKIKPGWDVQPVRAVREAFPDIRLTVDANSAYTLADTGRLRALDDYALTYIEQPLAWDDLVDHATLQGRIQTPLCLDESVASAADARKGLALDAGRVINIKVARVGGHAEARRVHDIAQAFGAPVWCGGMLESGVGRAHNIHLSTLPNFTLPGDTSSASRYWETDVVNEPLEAQGGVMPVPAGAGIGVTLNREFVERVAELQEEFHP; encoded by the coding sequence ATGCTCCGCATCCACGCTGCTGAACTGATGGTCGTGCGCCTGCCGCTGAAATTCCGGTTCGAGACGAGCTTCGGCGTCCAGACCGAGAAGGTCGTGCCCCTGCTGGTCCTGCACGGAGACGGCATACAGGGCCTGTCCGAGGGCACCATGGAGTTCGCGCCCATGTACCGAGAGGAAACCATCGCCGGCGCCCTGCACCTGCTGCGCGAGGTCTTCCTGCCGCGCATCCTGGGCCAGACCTTCGCCAACCCGGAGGCGCTGGAGGCAGCGCTGGGCAGCTTCCGGGGCAACCGCATGGCGCGCGCCATGGTCGAGATGGCCGCGTGGGACCTGTGGGCGCGGATGCTGAACGTGCCGTTGGGCACCCTGCTGGGCGGCCGCAAGGACAGCGTGGAGGTCGGCGTGAGCCTGGGCATCCAGGCCGACGAGGCCGCGACGGTGGACGTGGTGCGCCGTCACGTGGAGCAGGGCTACCGGCGTATCAAGCTGAAGATCAAGCCCGGGTGGGACGTGCAGCCGGTGCGCGCGGTGCGCGAGGCCTTCCCGGACATCCGTCTGACGGTGGACGCGAACTCGGCGTACACGTTGGCCGACACGGGGCGCCTGCGGGCGCTGGACGACTACGCCCTGACATACATCGAGCAGCCGCTCGCGTGGGACGACCTGGTGGATCACGCGACCCTGCAGGGCCGCATCCAGACACCACTGTGTCTGGACGAGAGCGTGGCGAGCGCCGCGGACGCCCGCAAGGGCCTGGCGCTGGACGCGGGCCGCGTGATCAACATCAAGGTCGCGCGGGTGGGCGGGCACGCGGAGGCGCGGCGCGTGCACGACATCGCGCAGGCCTTCGGGGCGCCGGTGTGGTGCGGCGGCATGCTCGAGAGCGGTGTGGGCCGGGCGCACAACATCCACCTGTCGACCCTGCCGAACTTCACGCTGCCGGGCGACACGAGCAGCGCGAGCCGCTACTGGGAGACGGACGTGGTGAACGAGCCGCTGGAGGCGCAGGGCGGCGTGATGCCGGTGCCGGCCGGTGCGGGGATCGGCGTGACGCTCAACCGCGAGTTCGTGGAGCGCGTGGCCGAACTGCAGGAGGAATTCCACCCTTGA
- a CDS encoding single-stranded DNA-binding protein, translating to MLHIEFLTDLGARVTVDVDSADKLLDVQRQYGRLGWTSGEVPTGGYQFPLDNEADFDWTLIGARKWTSPDGEDLVIHKGHAYRRRELEAVDSRKMKLPAAVKYSRGAKSTDPEHLREKSDGEFEYVTLAIFRGGKRQERYAIPGGRPAQAPATPQAARPAPTRPAAAATATRPAPPAAEQDTPF from the coding sequence ATGCTACACATTGAATTTCTGACGGACCTGGGGGCGCGAGTCACGGTCGACGTGGACAGCGCTGACAAACTGCTCGACGTTCAGCGCCAGTACGGCCGCCTGGGGTGGACCAGCGGCGAGGTCCCCACCGGCGGCTACCAGTTCCCGCTCGACAACGAGGCCGACTTCGACTGGACGCTGATCGGCGCCCGCAAGTGGACGAGCCCCGACGGTGAGGACCTCGTGATCCACAAGGGGCACGCCTACCGCCGCCGCGAACTCGAGGCCGTGGACAGCCGCAAGATGAAGCTCCCCGCCGCCGTGAAGTACTCGCGCGGCGCCAAGAGCACCGATCCCGAGCACCTGCGCGAGAAGTCCGACGGGGAGTTCGAGTACGTCACGCTGGCGATCTTCCGCGGCGGCAAACGCCAGGAGCGCTACGCCATTCCCGGCGGGCGCCCGGCCCAGGCCCCGGCCACGCCGCAGGCCGCCCGCCCGGCCCCCACCCGGCCCGCCGCGGCGGCCACCGCCACGCGTCCGGCCCCGCCCGCCGCCGAGCAGGACACGCCGTTCTGA